The proteins below come from a single Micromonospora citrea genomic window:
- a CDS encoding MFS transporter encodes MRLLPEPGPARILTLGTLVRTVGRGLWLVASALFLTRSAGLSATEVGLGLTVSALVGLLASAPAGYLADRLGPRATQVVALVVGGVLTTALLAVGSLPAFLAVGAATAVADAADRGAKGALIAGSVPADQRVRTRAYLRATTNVGISVGAVLAGFALAADTRAAYAALILTAAVTYLLAAAVFTRLPYLAPTPAPTHGPRLIALRDRPFLAFTVLDGLMSMHFGLLNIALPLWIVGHTRAPAWVLSGLMLVNTLVVVLFQVRAARGTESLTGAARAARRAGLAIAAACVLFAASGGRSTGVAVALLVGGALAHVVGELWHSAAGWGISFGLAPENAHGQYQGAYSMGYELGKMVAPVVVTTLAVGWGGPGWLVLGALFLSLGALVPGVVGWAARNRSAAPDPAPVAVP; translated from the coding sequence GTGCGACTCCTTCCTGAACCGGGCCCGGCCCGGATCCTCACCCTCGGCACCCTCGTCCGCACCGTCGGGCGCGGCCTGTGGCTGGTGGCCAGCGCGCTCTTCCTCACCCGCTCGGCCGGCCTGAGCGCCACCGAGGTCGGGCTCGGGCTGACCGTCTCGGCCCTGGTCGGCCTGCTGGCCAGCGCCCCCGCCGGCTACCTGGCCGACCGGCTGGGCCCCCGGGCCACCCAGGTCGTCGCGCTGGTCGTCGGCGGCGTGCTGACCACCGCGCTGCTGGCCGTCGGATCGCTTCCCGCGTTCCTCGCCGTCGGCGCGGCCACCGCCGTCGCCGACGCCGCCGACCGGGGCGCCAAGGGAGCGCTCATCGCCGGCTCCGTCCCGGCCGACCAGCGCGTCCGCACCCGCGCCTACCTGCGGGCCACCACCAACGTCGGGATCTCGGTGGGCGCCGTGCTCGCCGGCTTCGCGCTGGCCGCCGACACCCGGGCGGCGTACGCGGCGCTGATCCTCACCGCCGCGGTAACCTACCTGCTCGCCGCCGCCGTCTTCACCCGGCTGCCGTACCTTGCGCCCACGCCCGCCCCCACGCACGGCCCCCGGCTGATCGCGCTGCGGGACCGGCCGTTCCTGGCGTTCACCGTGCTCGACGGGCTCATGTCGATGCACTTCGGGCTGCTCAACATCGCCCTGCCGCTCTGGATCGTCGGGCACACCCGGGCACCGGCCTGGGTGCTCTCCGGGCTGATGCTGGTCAACACGCTGGTGGTGGTGCTCTTCCAGGTCCGCGCCGCGCGCGGCACCGAGAGCCTCACCGGCGCGGCCCGGGCGGCCCGGCGCGCCGGGCTCGCCATCGCCGCGGCCTGCGTCCTCTTCGCCGCCAGCGGCGGACGCTCCACGGGCGTCGCCGTCGCGCTGCTGGTCGGCGGCGCGCTCGCGCACGTGGTCGGGGAACTGTGGCACTCCGCCGCCGGCTGGGGGATCTCCTTCGGCCTGGCGCCGGAGAACGCCCACGGGCAGTACCAGGGCGCGTACAGCATGGGCTACGAGCTGGGCAAGATGGTGGCGCCGGTGGTGGTCACCACGCTGGCCGTCGGCTGGGGCGGGCCGGGGTGGCTGGTGCTCGGCGCCCTGTTCCTGTCGCTCGGTGCCCTGGTGCCCGGAGTCGTCGGCTGGGCCGCCCGCAACCGGTCCGCGGCGCCCGATCCCGCGCCGGTCGCGGTGCCGTAG
- the ispG gene encoding flavodoxin-dependent (E)-4-hydroxy-3-methylbut-2-enyl-diphosphate synthase, giving the protein MTAVSLGIPAVPPPPLAPRRASRQIMVGPVPVGGGAPVSVQSMTTTLTADVNATLQQIAELTASGCQIVRVAVPSQDDVEALPAIARKSQIPVIADIHFQPKYVFAAIDAGCAAVRVNPGNIRQFDDKVKEIAKAAGDAGVPIRIGVNAGSLDKRLLAKYGKATAEALVESALWECSLFEEHGFRDIKISVKHNDPVVMIRAYRQLAEKCDYPLHLGVTEAGPAFQGTIKSAVAFGALLAEGIGDTIRVSLSAPPVEEIKVGAAILESLGLRERGLEIVSCPSCGRAQVDVYKLAEEVTAGLEGLPVPLRVAVMGCVVNGPGEAREADLGVASGNGKGQIFVKGKVVKTVPEAQIVETLIEEALRIADEMGAELPEELRGLLPGATVTVH; this is encoded by the coding sequence GTGACCGCTGTCAGTCTCGGTATCCCCGCCGTGCCGCCCCCGCCGCTAGCCCCGCGTCGGGCCAGCCGCCAGATCATGGTCGGTCCGGTGCCGGTCGGCGGCGGCGCGCCGGTGTCCGTGCAGTCGATGACCACCACCCTCACGGCCGACGTCAACGCCACCCTCCAGCAGATCGCCGAGCTGACCGCGTCCGGCTGCCAGATCGTCCGCGTCGCGGTGCCGAGCCAGGACGACGTCGAGGCGCTGCCGGCGATCGCCAGGAAGTCGCAGATCCCGGTCATCGCCGACATCCACTTCCAGCCCAAGTACGTCTTCGCCGCGATCGACGCCGGCTGCGCGGCGGTCCGGGTCAACCCGGGCAACATCCGCCAGTTCGACGACAAGGTCAAGGAGATCGCCAAGGCGGCCGGCGACGCGGGCGTGCCGATCCGGATCGGCGTGAACGCCGGCTCGCTGGACAAGCGGCTGCTCGCCAAGTACGGCAAGGCCACCGCCGAGGCGCTGGTCGAGTCGGCGCTGTGGGAGTGCTCGCTGTTCGAGGAGCACGGCTTCCGCGACATCAAGATCTCGGTCAAGCACAACGACCCGGTGGTGATGATCCGGGCCTACCGCCAGCTCGCCGAGAAGTGCGACTACCCGCTGCACCTGGGCGTCACCGAGGCCGGCCCGGCCTTCCAGGGCACCATCAAGTCGGCGGTCGCCTTCGGCGCGCTGCTGGCCGAGGGGATCGGCGACACCATCCGGGTCTCGCTCTCGGCCCCGCCGGTGGAGGAGATCAAGGTCGGCGCCGCGATCCTGGAGTCGCTCGGGCTGCGCGAGCGCGGCCTGGAGATCGTCTCCTGCCCGTCCTGCGGGCGGGCGCAGGTCGACGTCTACAAGCTCGCCGAGGAGGTCACCGCCGGCCTGGAGGGGCTGCCGGTGCCGCTGCGGGTCGCCGTGATGGGCTGCGTCGTCAACGGTCCGGGCGAGGCCCGCGAGGCCGACCTGGGCGTGGCCTCCGGCAACGGCAAGGGCCAGATCTTCGTCAAGGGCAAGGTCGTCAAGACCGTGCCGGAGGCGCAGATCGTGGAGACGCTCATCGAGGAGGCGCTGCGCATCGCCGACGAGATGGGCGCCGAGCTGCCCGAGGAGCTGCGCGGCCTGCTCCCGGGGGCGACCGTCACCGTGCACTGA
- a CDS encoding M50 family metallopeptidase, whose product MAYLLGVVLFALAILISVSLHEAGHMLTAKAFGMKVTRYFVGFGPTLWSFKRGETEYGVKGIPLGGFCKIVGMTPQDDDVDPADEPRAMWRYPVWKRTIVMSAGSITHFALALVTLWVIAVTAGLPNPDFPSTEAEIRKEPAVIQLSKCVVPENTLRECTTADPASPAAQAQLRDGDRITAINGAPIADYGQLLTTLRGLKPGDTAQIAYVRDGQPGSTSAVLAQTQRPPLDDPKGQVGAVAALGVGLVPSTPTRVTYGPVGAFGATADFTGEMAVNTFEAMKRIPQKVPALWTAITGGERDMDTPISVVGASRLGGEAVENNAWLLFFMLFVSLNFFIGVFNLLPLLPLDGGHIAIAWFERARSWLYARIGRADPGRVDYLKLMPFTYAMILIGGAFTLLTITADVVNPITLFSR is encoded by the coding sequence ATGGCGTACCTGCTCGGGGTGGTGCTCTTCGCCCTCGCGATCCTCATCTCGGTCAGCCTGCACGAGGCGGGGCACATGCTCACCGCCAAGGCGTTCGGCATGAAGGTCACCCGCTACTTCGTCGGCTTCGGTCCCACGCTCTGGTCGTTCAAGCGGGGCGAGACCGAGTACGGCGTCAAGGGCATCCCGCTCGGCGGCTTCTGCAAGATCGTCGGCATGACGCCGCAGGACGACGACGTCGACCCGGCCGACGAGCCGCGCGCGATGTGGCGCTACCCGGTGTGGAAGCGGACGATCGTGATGTCCGCCGGCTCGATCACCCACTTCGCGCTCGCCCTGGTCACCCTCTGGGTGATCGCGGTCACCGCCGGCCTGCCCAACCCGGACTTCCCCAGCACCGAGGCCGAGATCCGCAAGGAGCCGGCGGTCATCCAGCTGTCGAAGTGCGTGGTCCCGGAGAACACCCTCCGCGAGTGCACCACCGCCGACCCGGCCAGCCCCGCCGCGCAGGCGCAGCTGCGCGACGGCGACCGGATCACCGCGATCAACGGCGCGCCGATCGCGGACTACGGCCAGTTGCTCACCACCCTGCGCGGCCTCAAGCCGGGCGACACGGCGCAGATCGCGTACGTGCGCGACGGCCAGCCGGGCTCGACCAGCGCGGTGCTCGCGCAGACCCAGCGCCCGCCGCTGGACGACCCGAAGGGCCAGGTCGGCGCGGTCGCCGCGCTCGGTGTCGGGCTCGTCCCCAGCACCCCGACCCGGGTGACGTACGGGCCGGTCGGCGCGTTCGGCGCGACCGCCGACTTCACCGGCGAGATGGCGGTCAACACCTTCGAGGCGATGAAGCGCATCCCGCAGAAGGTCCCGGCCCTGTGGACGGCGATCACCGGCGGCGAGCGGGACATGGACACCCCGATCAGCGTGGTCGGCGCGAGCCGGCTCGGCGGCGAGGCGGTGGAGAACAACGCGTGGCTGCTGTTCTTCATGCTCTTCGTCTCGCTGAACTTCTTCATCGGCGTGTTCAACCTGCTGCCGCTGCTGCCGCTGGACGGCGGCCACATCGCCATCGCCTGGTTCGAGCGGGCCCGCTCCTGGCTCTACGCCCGGATCGGCCGGGCCGACCCCGGCCGCGTCGACTACCTGAAGCTCATGCCCTTCACGTACGCGATGATCCTGATCGGCGGCGCGTTCACGCTGCTGACCATCACCGCGGACGTCGTCAACCCGATCACGCTCTTCTCAAGGTGA
- the dxr gene encoding 1-deoxy-D-xylulose-5-phosphate reductoisomerase: MTSPRELVLLGSTGSIGTQAIDIVRRNPDRFRVVALGAGGGNVELLAAQALELGVDAVGVARASAAQDLQLAFYAEASRRGWATGDFRLPKIVAGPDAMTELAQWPCDVVLNGVVGSLGLAPTLAALRAGRTLALANKESLVAGGPLVKTAVTRPEQIVPVDSEHSALAQCLRGGTRGEVRRLVVTASGGPFRGRRRDELTRVTPEQALAHPTWNMGPVVTINSATMVNKALEVIEAHELFDVPYADIAVMVHPQSVIHSMVEFTDGSTLAQASPPDMRLPIALGLGWPDRVPEAAAAVDWTTAHTWEFAPLDDEAFPAVALAKAAGEAGRCRPAIYNAANEECVAAFVAGRLPFLGIVDTLRRVLEDAPDFDEPGTVEDVLAAESWARAHAQEIIIAGSVEGA; this comes from the coding sequence GTGACTTCGCCCCGGGAACTCGTCCTGCTCGGCTCCACCGGTTCGATCGGGACACAGGCCATCGACATCGTGCGTCGCAACCCGGACCGGTTCCGGGTGGTCGCGCTCGGCGCCGGCGGCGGCAACGTCGAGCTGCTCGCCGCCCAGGCGCTCGAACTCGGCGTCGACGCGGTCGGGGTGGCCCGGGCCAGCGCCGCGCAGGACCTCCAGCTCGCCTTCTACGCCGAGGCGAGCCGGCGCGGCTGGGCCACCGGCGACTTCAGGCTGCCGAAGATCGTCGCGGGCCCGGACGCCATGACCGAGCTAGCGCAGTGGCCCTGCGACGTCGTGCTCAACGGCGTGGTCGGCTCGCTCGGGCTCGCGCCGACCCTGGCCGCGCTGCGCGCCGGACGTACCCTCGCGCTGGCCAACAAGGAGTCGCTCGTGGCCGGCGGCCCGCTGGTGAAGACCGCGGTGACGCGGCCGGAGCAGATCGTGCCCGTCGACTCGGAGCACTCGGCGCTGGCCCAGTGCCTGCGCGGCGGCACCCGGGGCGAGGTGCGGCGGCTGGTCGTCACCGCCAGCGGCGGCCCGTTCCGGGGCCGGCGACGCGACGAGCTGACGCGGGTCACGCCGGAGCAGGCGCTGGCGCACCCGACCTGGAACATGGGGCCGGTCGTGACGATCAACTCCGCCACGATGGTCAACAAGGCGCTGGAGGTGATCGAGGCGCACGAACTGTTCGACGTGCCGTACGCCGACATCGCCGTGATGGTGCACCCGCAGTCGGTGATCCACTCGATGGTCGAGTTCACCGACGGCTCCACGCTCGCCCAGGCCAGCCCGCCCGACATGCGGCTGCCGATCGCGCTGGGCCTCGGCTGGCCCGACCGGGTGCCGGAAGCCGCCGCCGCCGTCGACTGGACGACGGCGCACACCTGGGAGTTCGCCCCGCTGGACGACGAGGCGTTCCCGGCGGTGGCGCTGGCCAAGGCCGCCGGCGAGGCCGGGCGCTGCCGGCCGGCGATCTACAACGCGGCGAACGAGGAGTGCGTGGCCGCGTTCGTGGCCGGCCGGCTGCCCTTCCTCGGCATCGTCGACACCCTCCGGCGGGTGTTGGAGGACGCTCCCGACTTCGACGAACCAGGTACCGTCGAGGACGTGCTCGCGGCGGAGTCGTGGGCGCGCGCGCACGCGCAGGAGATCATCATCGCGGGTTCGGTGGAAGGAGCTTGA
- a CDS encoding GNAT family N-acetyltransferase yields MTVLTTERLVLREWTADPADLARIFDIYSRLEVTRWLSAPGLPLTDPARAADRLQMWRERHAGHGGRYGTWAIEVRETGVVAGTVLLKPLPGRDEGVPTEDIEVGWHLHPDSWGHGYATEAARAVVARELAAGAREVHAVVAPGNEASMAVARRLGMTHVGRRTDWYDGVSVETFVLTGVHRVCDPGRPGLRRLG; encoded by the coding sequence ATGACCGTTCTCACCACGGAGCGCCTGGTGCTGCGGGAGTGGACCGCCGACCCGGCCGACCTGGCCCGGATCTTCGACATCTACTCCCGGCTCGAGGTCACCCGGTGGCTGAGCGCGCCGGGGCTGCCCCTGACCGACCCCGCACGGGCCGCCGACCGGTTGCAGATGTGGCGGGAGCGGCACGCGGGGCACGGCGGCCGGTACGGCACCTGGGCGATCGAGGTCCGCGAGACGGGCGTGGTGGCCGGCACCGTGCTGCTCAAGCCGCTGCCGGGGCGCGACGAGGGCGTGCCGACCGAGGACATCGAGGTGGGCTGGCACCTGCACCCCGACTCGTGGGGCCACGGGTACGCCACCGAGGCGGCCCGGGCCGTGGTGGCGCGGGAACTCGCCGCCGGCGCCCGGGAGGTCCACGCCGTCGTGGCGCCCGGCAACGAGGCGTCGATGGCGGTGGCCCGCCGGCTCGGCATGACCCACGTGGGCCGCCGCACCGACTGGTACGACGGCGTTTCGGTGGAGACCTTCGTGCTGACCGGCGTGCACCGGGTGTGCGATCCCGGACGGCCGGGACTGCGGCGGCTAGGCTGA
- a CDS encoding peptidoglycan DD-metalloendopeptidase family protein: protein MTIATATRALVAGLTATAMVLLGPAGPASAATTTVDNTTAGRFAASANWGTSSWAGQRYGADYRFATPYTGGSDAAWFSASVAATGAHLVEVWYPADAGYNSATPFIVATAAGNQTVVVDQRANGGRWVALGTFTLAAGDRPVVGVSRWTTAAGYVVADAVRITSTTAGNPGFALPLPQSALPRSEYDDPHHDYPAIDLPVGTGTRAYAVRAGTVTIINDSSCGQGVNLTGTDGAVYTYCHFSAWSVANGASVAPGQQLGLTGNTGNSTGPHLHFGIRTGSTRRCPQNFLLALYDGVTPPAATSLPTTGCYYATLRGGETAPLG from the coding sequence GTGACAATCGCCACCGCCACACGCGCCCTGGTCGCCGGGCTGACCGCCACGGCCATGGTGCTGCTCGGCCCGGCCGGGCCCGCGTCCGCGGCCACCACCACCGTGGACAACACGACCGCCGGCCGCTTCGCCGCCAGCGCCAACTGGGGCACGTCGTCCTGGGCCGGCCAGAGGTACGGCGCCGACTACCGCTTCGCCACGCCCTACACCGGGGGCAGCGACGCCGCCTGGTTCAGCGCGTCGGTCGCGGCCACCGGCGCGCACCTGGTCGAGGTGTGGTACCCGGCGGACGCCGGATACAACAGCGCCACCCCGTTCATCGTGGCGACCGCCGCCGGCAACCAGACGGTGGTCGTGGACCAGCGCGCCAACGGCGGCCGCTGGGTCGCCCTCGGCACCTTCACGCTGGCGGCCGGCGACCGCCCCGTCGTCGGGGTCAGCCGCTGGACCACCGCCGCGGGCTACGTCGTCGCGGACGCCGTCCGGATCACCTCCACCACCGCCGGCAACCCCGGCTTCGCCCTGCCGCTGCCCCAGAGCGCGCTGCCGCGCAGCGAGTACGACGACCCGCACCACGACTATCCCGCCATCGACCTCCCGGTCGGCACCGGCACCAGGGCGTACGCCGTGCGGGCCGGCACCGTGACGATCATCAACGACAGCTCCTGCGGCCAGGGCGTCAACCTCACCGGCACCGACGGGGCCGTCTACACCTACTGCCACTTCTCGGCGTGGTCGGTCGCGAACGGCGCGTCCGTGGCGCCCGGGCAGCAGCTCGGCCTCACCGGCAACACCGGCAACTCCACCGGGCCGCACCTGCACTTCGGCATCCGCACCGGCAGCACCCGGCGCTGCCCGCAGAACTTCCTGCTGGCGCTCTACGACGGGGTGACCCCGCCGGCGGCGACGAGCCTGCCCACCACTGGCTGCTACTACGCCACCCTCCGCGGCGGCGAGACCGCGCCGCTGGGCTGA
- a CDS encoding YhjD/YihY/BrkB family envelope integrity protein gives MGGGWQRTKQITNAAFRPLRGRDLSLHAAAITFYGAIAVVPVALLAIWLTSLLAGADRVRRLTSYAVRTLPDEIGAPHAVAALVEAGVGLTPVLALASLLPASLYGEGLRRAFVSVAAPRRDESLVGWRGRLLLLPLLAPAPALLLSVLLALPTTTGLVRQGGWSGALGVVLSFLAVWLVLTPVLLWVFRVVGPASPDWLSALGVGSFTAANLSGFLHGFVLFASLPIDLGVPFGGFDEIGAGVAVLLWLYVFHVIVLAGYSATLALSRWRTARARSREPRRR, from the coding sequence ATGGGCGGCGGATGGCAGCGGACGAAGCAGATCACCAATGCGGCGTTCCGTCCGCTGCGCGGCCGGGACCTGTCGCTGCACGCCGCCGCCATCACCTTCTACGGGGCGATCGCCGTGGTGCCGGTGGCCCTGCTGGCCATCTGGCTGACCTCACTGCTGGCGGGGGCCGACCGGGTCCGCCGGCTCACGTCGTACGCCGTGCGGACGCTGCCGGACGAGATCGGCGCGCCGCACGCGGTGGCCGCGCTGGTCGAGGCCGGGGTGGGGTTGACGCCGGTGCTGGCGTTGGCGTCGCTGCTGCCGGCGTCGCTCTACGGCGAGGGGCTTCGTCGGGCCTTCGTCTCCGTGGCGGCCCCGCGCCGAGACGAGTCGCTGGTGGGGTGGCGGGGCCGCCTGCTGCTGCTCCCGCTGCTCGCCCCGGCCCCGGCCCTGCTGCTGTCGGTCCTGCTCGCGCTGCCCACGACGACGGGGCTGGTGCGGCAGGGCGGGTGGAGCGGCGCGCTGGGCGTGGTGCTGTCGTTCCTGGCGGTCTGGCTGGTGCTCACCCCGGTGCTGCTGTGGGTGTTCCGCGTGGTCGGCCCGGCGTCGCCGGACTGGCTCTCCGCGCTGGGCGTCGGGTCGTTCACGGCGGCGAACCTCTCCGGCTTCCTGCACGGCTTCGTGCTGTTCGCCTCGCTCCCGATCGACCTGGGCGTGCCGTTCGGCGGCTTCGACGAGATCGGCGCGGGCGTGGCGGTCCTGCTCTGGCTCTACGTGTTCCACGTGATCGTGCTCGCCGGCTACTCCGCCACCCTCGCCCTCTCCCGCTGGCGCACGGCCCGCGCCCGGTCGCGGGAGCCCCGTCGGCGGTAG